A window of Gemmatimonadota bacterium contains these coding sequences:
- a CDS encoding sigma-70 family RNA polymerase sigma factor produces MSDQRPGTSIDPTLPLRAKAGDRQAFAQLVDVMYQRSLRFALHMVGNREDAEEAVQDAFVRVWHNLGRFRDDARFEPWLFRILANRCRSLMEKRRRHATVIQYGEVPERGGPVREGDDRDWTEEIYRVLATLPVEQREAFLLRHVEDMAYEDIAAVTGVGLSALRMRVKRACDVLRARLTEVIRDE; encoded by the coding sequence ATGTCAGATCAACGCCCCGGCACTTCCATTGACCCGACGCTCCCGCTGCGCGCCAAGGCAGGGGACCGTCAGGCCTTCGCCCAGCTCGTGGACGTGATGTACCAGCGTTCCCTGCGGTTCGCCCTGCACATGGTGGGCAATCGCGAGGACGCCGAGGAGGCGGTGCAGGACGCGTTCGTGCGGGTGTGGCACAACCTCGGCCGGTTCCGGGACGATGCCCGGTTCGAGCCCTGGCTGTTCCGCATCCTGGCGAATCGGTGCCGGAGCCTGATGGAGAAGCGGCGACGGCATGCGACGGTGATCCAGTACGGGGAAGTGCCGGAGCGGGGCGGTCCAGTCCGCGAGGGCGACGACCGAGACTGGACGGAGGAGATCTACCGGGTCCTCGCGACCCTGCCGGTGGAGCAGCGGGAGGCGTTCCTGCTCCGACATGTGGAGGACATGGCGTACGAGGACATCGCCGCGGTGACGGGCGTGGGCCTCAGTGCGCTCCGAATGCGAGTGAAACGGGCGTGCGACGTACTGCGAGCGCGCCTCACCGAGGTGATACGGGATGAGTGA
- a CDS encoding aldehyde dehydrogenase family protein, translating into MSHPPVPPSPRRPVESRDPTTGEVWKRWDSVDAAGVAAAVAKARAAQPGWAAQSPAERVQVIDRFRAVLLRRSEEVSRIITRESGKPLVDATGADVTVALDFAAWVANEVPRFLRARPRGVAGMTMWRKRVRIERKPLGVVGIIAPWNYPFFLPTSCALPMIACGNAVLVKPSEFTPASGAILEDLLREAGLPEGVLQVIQGDGVTGAALTRGGVDKMMFTGGAAAGRAVAVACAEQLIPCSLELGGSDAAIVLSDADLRYTADGLAWTRFSNAGQTCVAPKRIYVEAPVYDRFVVEMAAAVQALKVGPGADPLNEVGPLIRPQAVATIRAQCEDAVAKGARIAAQASAPTAGEFFPPTMLVDVNDSMRVLTEETFGPLLPVIKVRDADEAIARANASSYGLSGSVWTTDRARGLAVAKRLETGTVLLNDALAVVGMADVPYGGVKSSGVGRMHGREGLEDCVKSTPIVDDLFPTWHQPWWFGYGPAHLERVRAYQRFAHGGSIGERLSGLAGTLALVFAKKGRR; encoded by the coding sequence ATGAGCCACCCCCCTGTGCCCCCCTCGCCTCGCCGCCCCGTCGAGTCGCGCGACCCCACCACCGGCGAGGTCTGGAAGCGCTGGGACTCGGTCGACGCGGCGGGCGTCGCCGCCGCCGTCGCCAAGGCGCGCGCGGCCCAGCCCGGATGGGCCGCCCAGTCGCCAGCCGAGCGCGTGCAGGTGATCGACCGCTTCCGTGCGGTCCTCCTCCGGCGCAGCGAGGAGGTCTCGCGCATCATCACGCGCGAATCGGGGAAGCCCCTCGTCGATGCCACCGGCGCCGACGTCACCGTCGCCCTCGACTTCGCCGCCTGGGTCGCGAACGAGGTGCCGCGATTCCTCCGCGCGCGACCGCGCGGCGTCGCCGGCATGACGATGTGGCGCAAGCGCGTCCGCATCGAGCGCAAGCCGCTGGGCGTCGTCGGCATCATCGCGCCGTGGAACTACCCGTTCTTCCTCCCGACCTCGTGCGCACTCCCGATGATCGCCTGCGGCAACGCGGTGCTCGTGAAGCCGAGCGAGTTCACGCCCGCGTCGGGCGCGATCCTCGAGGACCTGCTCCGCGAGGCCGGGCTCCCCGAGGGCGTGCTGCAGGTGATCCAGGGGGACGGCGTCACCGGGGCCGCCCTCACGCGCGGTGGCGTGGACAAGATGATGTTCACCGGCGGTGCCGCCGCGGGACGCGCGGTCGCGGTCGCCTGCGCCGAGCAGCTCATCCCCTGCTCGCTCGAGCTCGGCGGGAGCGATGCGGCGATCGTGCTGAGCGATGCCGACCTCCGCTACACGGCCGATGGGCTCGCCTGGACGCGCTTCTCGAACGCGGGGCAGACCTGCGTCGCGCCCAAGCGCATCTATGTGGAGGCGCCGGTCTACGACCGGTTCGTCGTGGAGATGGCAGCCGCGGTGCAGGCGCTCAAGGTCGGGCCGGGCGCCGATCCGCTGAACGAGGTGGGTCCGCTCATCCGGCCGCAGGCGGTGGCGACGATCCGGGCGCAGTGCGAGGACGCCGTGGCGAAGGGCGCGCGCATCGCCGCGCAGGCGAGCGCGCCGACCGCAGGCGAGTTCTTCCCGCCGACGATGCTCGTCGACGTGAACGACTCGATGCGCGTGCTGACCGAGGAGACGTTCGGTCCGCTGCTGCCGGTGATAAAGGTGCGCGATGCCGACGAGGCGATCGCGCGCGCGAACGCCTCCTCGTACGGGCTCTCGGGGAGCGTATGGACGACCGACCGGGCGCGCGGTCTGGCGGTGGCGAAGCGCTTGGAGACCGGGACGGTTCTGCTCAATGACGCGCTCGCGGTGGTGGGCATGGCCGACGTTCCGTATGGCGGCGTGAAGTCGAGTGGCGTGGGGCGGATGCACGGGCGCGAGGGGCTGGAGGACTGCGTGAAGTCGACGCCGATCGTCGACGACCTGTTCCCCACCTGGCACCAGCCGTGGTGGTTCGGCTACGGCCCCGCGCATCTTGAGCGGGTGCGCGCATACCAGCGCTTCGCGCACGGCGGGAGCATCGGTGAGCGCCTGAGCGGGCTCGCTGGCACGCTCGCCCTCGTCTTCGCGAAGAAGGGGCGCCGCTGA
- a CDS encoding YggT family protein — protein sequence MRALIALLDILLDVVRSGSAALLAIGAVLAALAWAVRARKVNPFGGLARFTRRAVEPILTPVDRRLARHGIIGANVPWWALLLLLMACATLIFLVGFVRDALLTTYLAANAGPRGMLVLVVRASFGVLQIALLVRIVTSWIGGAYSAAGRLAFRLTEWFLGPLRRALPTTSGIDFSPMLAWFLLSIVQSAFLSIL from the coding sequence ATGCGCGCGCTCATCGCGCTGCTCGACATCCTGCTCGACGTCGTGCGTTCGGGCTCGGCGGCGCTCCTCGCGATCGGCGCCGTGCTCGCCGCCCTCGCGTGGGCCGTCCGCGCGCGGAAGGTGAACCCCTTCGGTGGCCTGGCCCGGTTCACGCGCCGCGCCGTCGAGCCGATCCTGACGCCGGTCGACCGGCGTCTCGCGCGCCACGGGATCATCGGGGCGAACGTGCCGTGGTGGGCCCTGCTGCTGCTGCTCATGGCCTGCGCCACGCTCATCTTCCTGGTCGGCTTCGTCCGTGACGCGCTCCTCACGACCTACCTCGCGGCGAACGCCGGTCCTCGCGGGATGCTCGTGCTGGTGGTGCGTGCCAGCTTCGGCGTGCTGCAGATCGCGCTCCTCGTCCGCATCGTGACGTCATGGATCGGCGGCGCCTACTCGGCGGCAGGGCGACTCGCCTTCCGGCTCACCGAATGGTTCCTCGGGCCGCTGCGGCGCGCGCTCCCGACGACCAGCGGCATCGACTTCTCGCCGATGCTCGCCTGGTTCCTCCTCTCGATCGTGCAGAGCGCGTTTCTGAGCATCCTGTGA
- the metF gene encoding methylenetetrahydrofolate reductase [NAD(P)H]: protein MEETLWKSITRLAPLQPRFVSVTYGAGGSTRERTHHTVHRIREETSLVPAAHLTCVAATRAEIDAVADDYWSVGVRHIVALRGDLLEGRTHPAPDGYRYASELIAGLRKRHDFEISVAAYPEVHPDATSPDADLDNLKRKIDAGATRAITQFFFDNWTYLRFLDRARKAGITVPIVPGIMPVTNFTQMAKFAKQTGASIPREFARMFDGLENDPETRKLVAATVAAEQCQQLERAGVTEFHFYTLNRADLTYALCHVLGLRPSTRAAGGNQLGERT from the coding sequence ATGGAGGAGACGTTGTGGAAGTCGATCACGCGCCTCGCCCCGCTGCAGCCGCGCTTCGTCTCCGTCACGTACGGGGCCGGCGGTTCGACGCGCGAGCGGACGCACCACACGGTGCACCGGATCAGGGAAGAGACGTCACTGGTGCCGGCGGCGCACCTGACCTGCGTGGCCGCGACGCGCGCGGAGATCGATGCGGTCGCCGACGACTACTGGAGCGTGGGCGTGCGGCACATCGTGGCCCTGCGCGGCGACCTGCTCGAGGGGCGCACGCATCCGGCGCCGGACGGGTACCGCTACGCATCGGAGCTGATCGCGGGGCTCCGGAAGCGCCACGACTTCGAGATCTCGGTCGCCGCGTATCCCGAGGTGCATCCCGATGCCACCTCGCCCGATGCCGACCTCGACAACCTCAAGCGGAAGATCGACGCCGGCGCGACGCGCGCGATCACGCAGTTCTTCTTCGACAACTGGACCTACCTGCGATTCCTCGACCGCGCACGGAAGGCGGGGATCACCGTGCCGATCGTCCCGGGGATCATGCCCGTGACGAACTTCACCCAGATGGCGAAGTTCGCGAAGCAGACCGGCGCAAGCATCCCGCGCGAGTTCGCGCGGATGTTCGACGGGCTCGAGAACGATCCCGAGACCCGCAAGCTCGTCGCCGCGACGGTCGCGGCCGAGCAGTGCCAGCAGCTTGAGCGCGCCGGCGTGACCGAGTTCCACTTCTACACGCTCAACCGGGCGGACCTGACGTACGCCCTGTGTCATGTGCTCGGCCTCCGGCCGAGCACGAGGGCAGCGGGCGGAAACCAGCTGGGAGAACGCACATGA
- a CDS encoding DUF167 domain-containing protein encodes MVPRAAAARAPDDQRHRLLADARLVPPLDRAERVSEHPVSHFPVTERDGAVRFAVRVQPRSSRTGVEGVHGDALKVRVNAPPVDGAANEAVVEVLAEALGVPRRLIRIVTGESSRSKVVEIAGVGAAAIRDLAIRSSG; translated from the coding sequence ATGGTTCCTCGGGCCGCTGCGGCGCGCGCTCCCGACGACCAGCGGCATCGACTTCTCGCCGATGCTCGCCTGGTTCCTCCTCTCGATCGTGCAGAGCGCGTTTCTGAGCATCCTGTGAGCCACTTCCCCGTCACCGAACGCGATGGGGCTGTGCGCTTCGCGGTCCGCGTGCAACCGCGCTCGAGCAGAACCGGCGTCGAGGGGGTGCATGGGGACGCACTCAAGGTGCGCGTGAACGCCCCGCCGGTGGACGGGGCGGCGAACGAGGCGGTGGTGGAGGTGTTGGCCGAGGCGCTCGGCGTGCCGCGGCGCCTGATCCGGATCGTGACGGGTGAGTCGTCGCGGTCGAAGGTGGTGGAGATCGCAGGAGTCGGGGCCGCTGCGATCCGGGACCTTGCCATCCGTTCATCCGGATGA
- a CDS encoding isoamylase early set domain-containing protein, whose translation MSDGQDRIIAQVRATLREAPEAQADPRAVAQLLSAVWAAPRPSAWRRFLDAWRVPALSGLGASAVAAFALFAGFLARGSVEPRAEREPMMATGEFPTPTGAPDAALAGGVPVIPAAAIGGESAPVATQFVLDRADARSVSLVGDFNEWQGGALPLTRLESGLWTATVPLAPGRHVYAFLIDGTLMVADPRAPKAGDADYGREGSVVMVFAR comes from the coding sequence ATGAGTGACGGACAGGACAGGATCATCGCGCAGGTTCGCGCGACACTGCGGGAGGCGCCGGAGGCACAGGCGGACCCGCGGGCGGTGGCTCAACTGCTGAGCGCGGTGTGGGCCGCGCCGCGCCCGTCGGCGTGGCGGCGGTTCCTCGATGCCTGGCGGGTGCCGGCCCTTTCGGGGCTCGGCGCCTCCGCCGTGGCGGCCTTCGCCCTCTTCGCGGGGTTCCTCGCCCGCGGGTCGGTGGAGCCGCGCGCCGAGCGTGAGCCGATGATGGCGACGGGCGAGTTCCCGACCCCGACGGGCGCGCCGGACGCGGCCTTGGCGGGCGGCGTGCCGGTCATCCCGGCGGCGGCGATAGGGGGCGAGTCCGCCCCGGTCGCGACGCAGTTCGTGCTCGACCGCGCCGACGCGCGGAGCGTGTCGCTCGTGGGCGACTTCAACGAGTGGCAGGGCGGGGCACTCCCGCTCACCCGGCTGGAGAGCGGGCTCTGGACTGCGACGGTCCCCCTCGCGCCCGGCCGGCACGTGTACGCCTTCCTCATCGACGGTACATTGATGGTGGCCGATCCGCGCGCGCCCAAGGCGGGCGACGCGGACTACGGCCGCGAGGGTTCCGTCGTGATGGTCTTCGCCCGATGA
- the metH gene encoding methionine synthase: protein MTGFTRAQRIAALHDEVTRRLLIIDGAMGTMVQTHGLKEADYRGERFKDWARDLKGNNDLLILTRPDVVGGIHRQYLEAGADIIETATFNSTRISMADYGMQAIVRELNVEGARLARTICDEFESKDGRPRWVAGVLGPLNRTASLSPDVNDPGARNVVFTELVEAYVEATEGLLDGGADIVLIETIFDTLNAKGAIFAVEQVFEARGMRVPVMISGTITDASGRTLTGQTTEAFWNSVMHAKPFSVGLNCALGAKDLRAYVQELSRVADCYVTVHPNAGLPNEMGGYDETPDYTSSILREFAESGLVNVVGGCCGTTPAHIRAIAEAVRPLPPRRIPEIPKRLRLSGLEPLVIGPDSNFVNVGERTNVTGSKKFAELILGGHYDQALEVARQQVDAGAVVIDVNMDEGMLDAEAAMTRFLNLVASEPGISKVPLMIDSSKWKVIEAGLRCVQGKGIVNSISMKEGEAEFVRQATLVRRYGAAVIVMAFDEQGQADTVERKVAICERAYRILTEQVGFPPEDIIFDPNIFAIATGIEEHDAYALAFIEATRRIKERCPHARISGGVSNVSFSFRGNNPVREAIHSVFLYHAVKAGMDMGIVNAGALVLYEDIPADLRERVEDVVLARRPDATERLLAVADDAKGQAQKKKADLSWREAPVTERLVHALVYGIADFVVEDTEEARHLYDRPIEVIEGPLMQGMNVVGDLFGAGKMFLPQVVKSARVMKRSVAHLIPYIEAEKLANADSRAKGKVLMATVKGDVHDIGKNIVGVVLQCNNYEVIDLGVMVPPGKILEAAREHRVDLIGLSGLITPSLEEMAFFASELEREGWTIPLLIGGATTSKVHTAVKIAPNYSGPVVHVLDASRAVGVAGSLLSDGLKEQFVADIRTEYEEVRVARAARQKEVKRQTLEQARANRPVISYDGLVPPTPSFEGVRVFDDFPLEELVPRIDWTPFFQTWELAGAYPAILEDAVVGEAARNLWKDAQAMLRRIVDEKWLHARAVVGFFKANSDGHEDILVQKAGGGGQQADVVVHTIRQQMVKNAGPNFALADFVASRDSGLTDWLGAFVVTTGIGLDERVAAFEAVHDDYSSIMLKALADRLAEAFAERLHERVRRELWGYAPNEHLDNAAIIKEQYQGIRPAPGYPACPDHTEKRTLFDLLDAERNAGVHLTESFAMLPTSAVSGFYFWHPQAQYFGVGKIEKDQVEQYAARKGMDVATAERWLAPILNYDRVPAR, encoded by the coding sequence ATGACGGGGTTCACGCGGGCGCAGCGCATCGCGGCGCTTCACGACGAGGTCACCAGGCGCCTGCTCATCATCGATGGCGCCATGGGGACGATGGTGCAGACCCACGGCCTCAAGGAGGCCGACTATCGCGGCGAGCGGTTCAAGGACTGGGCGCGCGACCTGAAGGGGAACAACGACCTCCTGATCCTCACGCGACCCGACGTGGTCGGCGGCATCCACCGCCAGTACCTCGAGGCGGGTGCGGACATCATCGAGACGGCGACGTTCAATTCGACGCGTATCTCGATGGCCGACTATGGGATGCAGGCGATCGTGCGCGAGCTCAACGTCGAAGGCGCCCGCCTCGCCCGCACGATCTGCGACGAGTTCGAGTCGAAGGATGGCCGCCCGCGTTGGGTCGCCGGCGTGCTGGGCCCCCTCAATCGCACGGCCTCGCTCTCCCCTGACGTGAACGACCCCGGGGCGCGCAACGTCGTCTTCACCGAGCTGGTGGAGGCGTACGTCGAGGCCACCGAAGGGCTCCTCGACGGCGGCGCCGACATCGTCCTCATCGAGACGATCTTCGACACGCTCAACGCGAAGGGCGCGATCTTCGCCGTCGAGCAGGTGTTCGAGGCGCGCGGGATGCGCGTGCCGGTGATGATCTCCGGCACCATCACCGACGCCTCGGGGCGCACGCTCACCGGCCAGACCACCGAAGCCTTCTGGAACTCGGTGATGCACGCGAAGCCGTTCTCCGTCGGCCTCAACTGCGCCCTCGGCGCGAAGGACCTGCGCGCCTACGTGCAGGAGCTCTCGCGCGTCGCGGACTGCTACGTGACGGTGCACCCCAACGCGGGCCTGCCCAACGAGATGGGCGGCTACGACGAGACGCCGGACTACACGTCGTCGATCCTGCGCGAGTTCGCGGAGTCCGGCCTGGTGAACGTGGTCGGCGGCTGTTGCGGCACGACGCCGGCGCATATCCGGGCGATCGCCGAGGCGGTGCGGCCGTTGCCGCCGCGGCGGATCCCGGAGATCCCGAAGCGCCTCCGCCTGAGCGGCCTCGAGCCGCTGGTCATCGGCCCCGACTCGAACTTCGTGAACGTCGGCGAGCGCACGAACGTGACCGGGTCGAAGAAGTTCGCGGAGCTGATCCTCGGCGGGCACTACGACCAGGCGCTCGAGGTCGCGCGGCAGCAGGTCGACGCCGGCGCCGTGGTGATCGACGTGAACATGGACGAGGGCATGCTCGACGCCGAGGCGGCGATGACGCGCTTCCTGAACCTCGTCGCGAGCGAGCCGGGGATCTCCAAGGTCCCGCTCATGATCGACTCGTCCAAGTGGAAGGTGATCGAGGCGGGCCTGCGCTGTGTGCAGGGCAAGGGGATCGTGAACTCGATCTCGATGAAGGAAGGCGAGGCCGAGTTCGTGCGTCAGGCGACGCTTGTCCGGCGTTACGGCGCAGCCGTGATCGTCATGGCGTTCGACGAGCAGGGCCAGGCCGACACGGTGGAGCGGAAGGTCGCCATCTGCGAGCGGGCCTACCGGATCCTCACCGAGCAGGTCGGGTTCCCGCCCGAGGACATCATCTTCGACCCGAACATCTTCGCGATCGCGACGGGGATCGAGGAGCACGATGCGTACGCGCTCGCCTTCATCGAGGCGACCCGCCGGATCAAGGAACGGTGCCCGCACGCCCGCATCTCCGGCGGCGTGAGCAACGTCTCGTTCTCGTTCCGCGGCAACAACCCGGTGCGCGAGGCGATCCACTCGGTGTTCCTGTACCATGCCGTGAAGGCCGGCATGGACATGGGCATCGTGAACGCCGGTGCGCTGGTGCTCTACGAGGACATCCCCGCCGACCTGCGCGAGCGGGTCGAGGACGTGGTCCTCGCGCGCCGTCCGGACGCCACCGAGCGGCTGCTCGCGGTGGCCGACGACGCCAAGGGCCAGGCGCAGAAGAAGAAGGCGGACCTGAGCTGGCGCGAGGCTCCGGTCACGGAGCGGCTCGTGCACGCGCTCGTGTACGGCATCGCCGACTTCGTCGTGGAGGACACCGAGGAGGCGCGGCACCTGTATGACCGCCCCATCGAGGTGATCGAGGGGCCGCTCATGCAGGGCATGAACGTCGTCGGCGACCTCTTCGGCGCAGGGAAGATGTTCCTCCCCCAGGTCGTGAAGTCGGCGCGCGTGATGAAGCGCTCGGTCGCGCACCTCATCCCCTACATCGAGGCGGAGAAGCTCGCCAACGCCGACTCGCGGGCGAAGGGGAAGGTGCTCATGGCCACGGTGAAGGGCGACGTGCACGACATCGGCAAGAACATCGTGGGCGTCGTGCTGCAGTGCAACAACTACGAGGTGATCGACCTGGGCGTGATGGTCCCGCCTGGGAAGATCCTCGAGGCGGCACGGGAGCACCGCGTCGACCTGATCGGACTCTCGGGGCTCATCACCCCGTCGCTCGAGGAGATGGCGTTCTTCGCGAGCGAGTTGGAGCGCGAGGGGTGGACGATCCCGCTGCTGATCGGCGGCGCGACCACGTCGAAGGTGCACACGGCGGTCAAGATCGCCCCCAACTACTCGGGGCCGGTGGTGCACGTGCTCGACGCCTCCCGCGCGGTGGGTGTCGCCGGGTCGCTGCTCTCCGACGGGCTCAAGGAGCAGTTCGTCGCCGACATCCGCACCGAGTACGAGGAGGTGCGCGTGGCGCGGGCGGCACGGCAGAAGGAGGTGAAGCGCCAGACACTCGAGCAGGCGCGCGCGAACCGGCCGGTCATCTCCTACGATGGACTCGTGCCGCCGACGCCGAGCTTCGAGGGCGTCCGCGTCTTCGACGACTTCCCGCTCGAGGAGCTCGTTCCGCGCATCGACTGGACGCCGTTCTTCCAGACCTGGGAGCTCGCAGGAGCCTATCCCGCGATCCTTGAGGACGCCGTCGTGGGCGAGGCCGCGCGCAACCTCTGGAAGGACGCGCAGGCGATGCTCCGGCGGATCGTCGACGAGAAGTGGCTGCATGCGCGGGCCGTCGTGGGGTTCTTCAAGGCCAACTCCGATGGGCACGAGGACATCCTCGTGCAGAAGGCGGGAGGCGGCGGACAGCAGGCGGACGTGGTCGTGCACACCATCCGCCAGCAGATGGTGAAGAACGCGGGACCGAACTTCGCGCTCGCCGACTTCGTCGCGTCCAGGGACTCCGGCCTCACCGACTGGCTCGGTGCGTTCGTCGTGACCACGGGCATCGGACTCGACGAGCGGGTGGCGGCCTTCGAGGCGGTGCACGACGACTACTCGTCGATCATGCTCAAGGCGCTCGCCGACCGGCTGGCCGAGGCCTTCGCGGAGCGGCTGCACGAACGCGTGCGGCGTGAGCTGTGGGGCTATGCCCCGAATGAGCACCTGGACAACGCGGCGATCATCAAGGAGCAGTACCAGGGGATCCGGCCGGCGCCGGGCTATCCCGCCTGCCCCGACCACACGGAGAAGCGCACCCTGTTCGACCTCCTCGACGCCGAGCGGAACGCGGGGGTGCACCTGACCGAGAGCTTCGCGAT